In Phyllostomus discolor isolate MPI-MPIP mPhyDis1 chromosome 2, mPhyDis1.pri.v3, whole genome shotgun sequence, the following are encoded in one genomic region:
- the HHLA2 gene encoding LOW QUALITY PROTEIN: HERV-H LTR-associating protein 2 (The sequence of the model RefSeq protein was modified relative to this genomic sequence to represent the inferred CDS: deleted 1 base in 1 codon; substituted 3 bases at 3 genomic stop codons) has translation MTVPYVPFFLPHCFCHTVVKYEERDTISSFICGTLSVYLHPVITQKVDNTPISASTLKEIESFDPLYNGRVNIIGSNLSYDCAIENPMLKEXWTGRWTMKDRFPGAVCVYVLGKYQSYNEDIIVTWSRGESGISSILDYFLSSPQNTIINEPRLSWNEXLINXGDFFFFALRKLSPSDNEEYLCNISSSKYAVLTFQTLHIGKLSV, from the exons ATGACCGTTCCTTATGtacccttctttctccctcattgcTTTTGTCACACTGTGGTGAAGTATGAAGAGAGGGACACAATCAGCTCCTTCATATGTGGCACGTTAAGTGTTTATCTTCATCCAGTTATCACACAGAAAGTGGACAATACACCTATCTCTGCAAGCACTCTGAAAGAAATTGAATCTTTCGATCCTTTATATAATGGTAGAGTAAATATCATAGGATCCAATTTATCTTATGACTGTGCCATTGAAAATCCAATGCTGAAGGAATAATGGACAGGGAGATGGACAATGAAAGATAGGTTTCCTGGGGCTGTCTGTGTATATGTGCTAG GAAAATATCAGTCCTACAATGAAGATATCATAGTCACTTGGTCCAGAGGGGAAAGTGGTATTTCTAGCATCCTGGATTACTTTCTGAGCTCCCCACAGAATACAATTATCAATGAACCCCGACTTTCATGGAATGAATAGCTAATAAACtagggagacttttttttttttgctttgaggaAGCTTAGTCCCTCAGACAATGAAGAATATTTATGCAATATTTCTTCAAGCAAATATGCT GTGCTCACTTTCCAAACACTGCATATAGGTAAGTTATCAGTATAA